The following coding sequences lie in one Lolium perenne isolate Kyuss_39 chromosome 2, Kyuss_2.0, whole genome shotgun sequence genomic window:
- the LOC127331089 gene encoding F-box protein KIB4: protein MELSSVASMMSLGSLAVQRTSLCSLVFRVLQRLVGFTSGSLNKFCKDVHQPLTETIVGTSQELPQDFLMGIFATLEMPDFIRAGAVCPSWHSAYTSLRSLGQYKLWPCLLYTCESAGDSSACLYSLTERRSYKLTLPEPPIRSRCLIGSSHGWLVTVDERSEMHLLNPFTCQQIALPSVTTLEQVKPIFDEYGVLHKYELSWLTGRTIHYSPPSIFALDKLRDEFHYKAFVFPDTSTGSYIVVLIHSPVRQISFARLGDDKWTWLPHHYLYCDCIYKDGLLYAVSITGDLHTFDLSGPTVTMNTIISIHRDDDFEYAYIVQSPSGDLLLIWRLFEDFKLEPDPGETVFWNTTKFRIYEVEAAGSKLKEINCLRDHVLFLGHNESLCLSAEEYPSLKANHVYFTDDNMLWTLGLKNNHRDMGILNLDDNSKEELVSSQLFSKFPAPIWITPDLKNMNLASGAA, encoded by the coding sequence ATGGAGCTAAGTAGCGTCGCCTCGATGATGAGCCTAGGGAGTCTAGCTGTACAGCGGACATCTTTGTGCTCCCTAGTCTTCAGAGTTTTGCAAAGGCTGGTAGGCTTCACTTCCGGCTCACTGAATAAATTCTGCAAAGATGTTCATCAACCACTGACCGAGACTATCGTGGGCACATCGCAAGAGCTGCCTCAGGACTTCTTGATGGGTATCTTTGCCACCCTTGAAATGCCTGACTTTATACGCGCTGGCGCCGTCTGCCCCTCTTGGCACTCTGCATACACCAGCCTACGAAGCCTTGGGCAGTATAAACTATGGCCGTGCCTCCTCTATACTTGTGAATCTGCTGGTGATAGCTCTGCTTGCCTCTACAGCCTCACTGAAAGGAGATCGTACAAGTTAACTCTTCCGGAGCCACCTATCCGCTCTAGGTGTTTGATCGGGTCCTCTCATGGCTGGCTAGTTACTGTTGATGAGAGATCTGAGATGCATCTTCTCAATCCCTTCACATGTCAACAGATTGCTTTaccttcggtgaccaccctcgagCAGGTGAAGCCCATCTTTGATGAGTACGGTGTTCTCCACAAGTATGAATTGTCTTGGCTCACTGGAAGAACTATTCACTATAGCCCACCGTCGATCTTTGCTCTTGACAAGCTGCGGGATGAATTCCACTATAAGGCATTTGTGTTCCCTGATACATCCACGGGAAGCTACATTGTGGTGCTCATCCATAGCCCAGTGCGCCAGATCTCTTTTGCAAGGCTAGGGGATGATAAATGGACCTGGCTGCCGCATCATTATCTCTATTGCGATTGCATTTACAAGGATGGCTTGTTGTATGCTGTGTCTATAACGGGAGATCTCCACACTTTTGATCTTAGTGGCCCTACGGTCACAATGAATACGATCATAAGCATACACAGGGATGATGACTTTGAGTATGCATACATTGTTCAATCTCCATCTGGTGATCTGCTTCTTATTTGGAGACTCTTTGAGGATTTTAAGTTGGAACCTGATCCTGGGGAAACTGTGTTTTGGAATACTACAAAATTCAGAATATATGAAGTTGAAGCTGCAGGGAGTAAACTTAAGGAAATCAATTGCTTGCGTGACCATGTTTTGTTTCTTGGGCATAATGAATCACTTTGTCTCAGTGCTGAAGAATACCCATCTCTCAAGGCAAATCATGTCTACTTTACTGACGATAATATGTTGTGGACATTGGGATTGAAGAATAATCACCGTGATATGGGAATTCTCAACTTGGATGATAACAGCAAGGAAGAACTTGTATCTTCTCAGCTTTTTTCCAAATTTCCGGCTCCTATTTGGATTACACCTGATCTTAAAAACATGAACTTGGCTTCAGGTGCTGCTTAA